Proteins encoded by one window of Dehalococcoidales bacterium:
- a CDS encoding molybdopterin-binding protein: MQISARNVLKGKVKAVTPGAVNSEIIIEVSGGVEMVSIITKSSADRLGLKPGKDVYAIVKASNVMIGID; this comes from the coding sequence ATGCAAATCAGCGCGCGCAATGTTCTCAAGGGCAAGGTGAAAGCGGTCACGCCGGGCGCCGTCAACTCTGAAATCATCATCGAGGTGAGCGGGGGCGTGGAAATGGTCTCCATTATCACCAAGTCATCCGCGGACAGACTGGGTTTGAAACCCGGTAAAGACGTCTACGCCATCGTAAAAGCTTCCAACGTCATGATAGGCATAGACTAG
- a CDS encoding LysR family transcriptional regulator, whose product MIPKLNPNDLVIFYTVAEEKSLSAAAEKLFLTQPAVTYHIQSLEEYTRVKLIEFKKRQIVLTAHGQGLLKYAAEIYHQLVDAERFIEFIRESNIRIGIATVYDTYIGPLLNSMFETENPEVKLAVKSGNAFEIVQDVLDTKLDLAIVPQFDYISEKLNHVQVSHPEKIVCFASPHQVIEKESLEWKDLHDYPLVAGPESSVIRRIIDNKFKSEGLTEPSLAAEVGSVSWCVSLVENGKGLSFALVKDIQQELAEKRLKIVPLKESVSVTAEAITRGDMQNPIIRQFIGMVKEAFGYTDV is encoded by the coding sequence ATGATACCCAAATTGAACCCTAATGACCTGGTGATATTCTACACCGTGGCGGAAGAAAAGAGCTTAAGCGCGGCCGCGGAAAAGCTTTTCCTCACCCAGCCCGCCGTCACCTATCACATACAGTCGCTGGAAGAATACACCCGCGTCAAGCTCATCGAGTTTAAGAAGCGCCAGATTGTCCTTACCGCCCACGGCCAGGGACTGCTGAAGTACGCCGCGGAGATATACCATCAGCTGGTTGACGCGGAGAGATTCATCGAGTTTATCCGGGAGTCCAATATCCGCATCGGCATCGCCACCGTGTATGACACCTATATCGGCCCGCTGCTGAACTCCATGTTTGAAACGGAAAACCCGGAAGTAAAGCTGGCGGTAAAAAGCGGCAACGCGTTTGAAATAGTGCAGGACGTGCTGGACACCAAGCTCGACCTGGCGATTGTGCCCCAGTTCGATTACATCAGTGAAAAGCTTAATCACGTCCAGGTCTCCCACCCGGAAAAGATTGTCTGCTTTGCCTCCCCCCACCAGGTTATTGAGAAGGAGTCGCTGGAATGGAAGGATTTGCACGACTATCCCCTGGTGGCCGGGCCGGAGTCCTCCGTTATCCGGAGAATTATCGATAACAAGTTCAAGAGCGAGGGGCTGACCGAGCCGTCACTGGCGGCGGAAGTAGGTTCCGTGTCATGGTGCGTGAGCCTGGTGGAAAACGGCAAAGGCCTGAGCTTCGCGCTGGTCAAGGACATTCAGCAAGAACTGGCCGAGAAGCGACTCAAAATAGTGCCCCTTAAAGAGTCCGTTTCCGTTACCGCCGAGGCGATAACCCGCGGGGATATGCAGAACCCCATTATCCGGCAGTTTATCGGGATGGTCAAAGAAGCGTTCGGCTATACGGACGTATAA
- a CDS encoding SDR family NAD(P)-dependent oxidoreductase: MTKDNIFDLSGKTALITGASRGLGRAFAIAMAQYGADVACVGRDTDKLAETLEILAEYKHRAIAIKADVTDEAEIKKMVADAVKRLGKIDIFFNNAGIARMPRPIHETPTEEWDAVINTNLRGAFLSLKHVLGAMVKQKSGSIINISSIAGLRAEWPEVAPAAYGAAKAGIILLTQVAAMEYAKDNIRVNCIAPGMHKSELGHNNPGPKLNLEEMEKGIAKYCADEIPMGRIAEASELAGLAILLASDASSYITGQVFVEDGGQSARL; this comes from the coding sequence ATGACGAAAGACAACATATTCGACCTTTCCGGGAAAACCGCACTTATCACCGGGGCCAGCCGCGGGCTGGGGCGGGCCTTCGCCATCGCCATGGCGCAATACGGCGCCGATGTGGCCTGCGTGGGACGGGACACGGACAAGCTGGCGGAAACGCTGGAGATTTTAGCTGAATACAAACACCGCGCTATCGCCATCAAGGCGGACGTCACCGATGAAGCGGAAATTAAAAAAATGGTGGCGGATGCGGTGAAGCGGCTGGGTAAAATAGATATCTTTTTCAATAACGCCGGCATCGCCAGGATGCCCCGGCCCATCCACGAAACCCCCACCGAGGAATGGGACGCGGTCATCAACACCAACCTCAGGGGAGCGTTCCTGTCTTTAAAACACGTCCTGGGTGCCATGGTAAAGCAGAAGAGCGGCTCCATCATCAACATTTCCTCCATCGCCGGTCTGCGGGCGGAGTGGCCGGAAGTAGCGCCGGCCGCCTACGGCGCGGCCAAGGCGGGCATTATCCTGCTTACCCAGGTGGCCGCCATGGAATACGCTAAAGACAACATCCGCGTTAACTGCATCGCCCCCGGCATGCACAAATCGGAGCTGGGGCATAACAATCCGGGCCCAAAACTTAATTTGGAGGAAATGGAAAAGGGGATAGCCAAATACTGCGCCGATGAAATCCCGATGGGACGCATCGCGGAAGCGAGCGAGCTGGCGGGTCTGGCGATACTGCTGGCTTCCGATGCCTCCAGCTACATCACCGGCCAGGTATTCGTGGAAGACGGCGGGCAGTCCGCCAGGCTTTAG
- a CDS encoding molybdopterin cofactor-binding domain-containing protein, with protein MKTVTLTINGVKRKIEAEPDLVLIDLLREKLNLTGTKQSCDRKGQCGACTVVVDGKAVRSCLRKVVDLEGADVITVEGLGTPDNPHLIQEAFVLSGAIQCGFCTPGMIMAAKALLDQNPNPDNAAIKKALARNLCRCTGYVKIIDAVKLAGKFLRKETTPAKEKAKINKNKMIGENHPRPSAMIKACGVAKFGGDIKMDDMLEIAAVHSTEFHAIIKSIDSSAALKMPGVVGVMTAEDIKGTNRMRVIAPDQPVLCEDKVRAYGDPVAIVAAATREQARAAAAAVKVTYEPLLVMKTSQEALAPGAIQIHPHSPNLCYQQPQIKGDAAKALKQAAFVVEHDFSTQMNHQAPLEPETCVSYLDGDELVIIGRSIMIHAHAAVVKEAVGAEKVRYIEPYSGGQFGIKASISSEGIAAAAAMHFKKPIRYIPTLADSFLISSKRHPFSMKTKLAADAKGNITAYVNDFLMNKGAYFLLGPVMPGRALHMLNGAYNIPNVDAMVKLVYTNNGSGGAARGAGPPQVMFALESLMDMMAEKMGLDPLEFRKQNLLKVGQTRSTGAPIDQTNMPELMDDIKPHYERAKKDAAAFNKKGGKIKRGVGIACMSFGIAEAGDQASNSVEINPDDTVTLYAAIADPGEGNDSMLSQLGAQVLGIPLDRIRLYTRDTAKTVAAGPSAGSRQTYMGGGAMVNGLEQMAKAMKEAGGKTYKALKAAGKPTRYEGSKQIAGSDMLDPKTGQGSSFDSQVHNIQMAEVEVNTETGDVKVLKMTTAVDAGPIIHPQNLEGQLEGGMDQGIGYALREEFVLGKTKDWITFKFPTINEAAEVEFITRETPRKNGTLGSTGIGEMTMVSTAPAVTNAIYNACGARVYDLPATPDKVKAAMKA; from the coding sequence ATGAAAACTGTAACTCTGACCATTAATGGAGTTAAACGGAAGATTGAAGCTGAGCCGGACCTGGTGCTTATAGACCTGCTCCGGGAGAAGCTCAATCTGACCGGGACTAAACAGTCCTGCGACCGTAAAGGGCAATGCGGCGCCTGTACCGTTGTGGTTGACGGTAAAGCCGTGCGTTCCTGCCTCAGGAAAGTGGTTGACCTGGAAGGCGCGGACGTAATTACCGTGGAAGGGCTGGGCACGCCGGATAACCCGCATCTCATCCAGGAGGCCTTCGTGCTGTCCGGGGCCATCCAGTGCGGTTTCTGCACGCCGGGCATGATTATGGCCGCCAAAGCCCTGCTCGACCAGAACCCGAACCCGGATAACGCGGCCATCAAGAAAGCGCTGGCGCGCAACCTGTGCCGCTGCACCGGCTATGTCAAGATAATCGACGCCGTGAAGCTGGCGGGCAAATTCCTGCGCAAAGAGACCACCCCGGCTAAAGAAAAGGCCAAGATTAACAAGAACAAGATGATCGGTGAAAATCACCCCCGTCCCTCCGCGATGATTAAAGCCTGCGGCGTGGCCAAGTTCGGCGGGGACATCAAGATGGACGACATGCTGGAAATCGCCGCGGTGCACAGCACCGAGTTCCACGCCATCATCAAGTCCATAGATTCCTCCGCCGCCCTGAAAATGCCGGGCGTGGTAGGCGTGATGACGGCGGAAGACATTAAAGGCACCAACCGCATGCGCGTTATCGCCCCGGACCAGCCCGTCCTCTGCGAGGACAAGGTCAGGGCCTACGGCGACCCGGTAGCTATCGTGGCCGCCGCCACCCGGGAACAGGCGCGGGCCGCGGCCGCCGCCGTGAAAGTAACTTACGAGCCGTTGCTGGTGATGAAAACATCGCAAGAAGCGCTGGCGCCGGGCGCCATCCAGATTCACCCGCACTCTCCCAACCTCTGCTATCAGCAGCCCCAGATAAAGGGCGATGCGGCCAAAGCGCTCAAGCAGGCGGCCTTCGTCGTCGAGCATGATTTCTCCACGCAGATGAACCACCAGGCACCCCTGGAGCCGGAAACCTGCGTTTCCTACCTGGACGGCGATGAGCTGGTGATTATCGGGCGGAGCATCATGATTCACGCCCACGCCGCCGTGGTCAAGGAAGCAGTCGGCGCGGAAAAAGTCCGCTACATCGAACCTTATTCCGGCGGACAGTTCGGCATCAAAGCCTCGATATCCTCGGAAGGCATTGCCGCCGCGGCCGCCATGCATTTCAAGAAACCCATCCGCTATATCCCCACCCTGGCGGACTCCTTCCTCATCAGCTCCAAGCGGCACCCCTTCTCCATGAAGACGAAGCTGGCCGCGGATGCCAAAGGCAATATCACCGCCTATGTCAATGATTTCCTGATGAACAAAGGCGCCTACTTCCTGCTCGGCCCCGTAATGCCGGGCCGCGCTCTGCATATGCTGAACGGCGCTTACAACATACCCAATGTGGACGCCATGGTTAAACTGGTCTATACCAATAACGGCAGCGGCGGCGCCGCCCGCGGAGCCGGACCGCCCCAGGTCATGTTCGCCCTGGAATCACTGATGGATATGATGGCCGAGAAGATGGGACTGGACCCGCTGGAGTTCCGCAAGCAGAACCTCCTCAAAGTGGGACAGACCCGTTCCACCGGCGCGCCCATCGACCAGACCAACATGCCCGAGCTGATGGATGACATCAAACCGCACTACGAGCGCGCCAAGAAAGACGCGGCCGCGTTCAATAAAAAGGGCGGCAAGATAAAGCGCGGCGTGGGCATCGCCTGCATGTCCTTCGGCATCGCCGAAGCCGGCGACCAGGCATCCAACTCCGTGGAAATCAACCCGGATGACACCGTAACGCTTTACGCCGCCATCGCCGACCCCGGCGAGGGCAACGACTCCATGCTTTCACAGCTGGGGGCGCAGGTGCTGGGCATCCCGCTGGACAGAATACGCCTCTATACCCGCGATACGGCCAAGACCGTGGCCGCCGGGCCTTCCGCCGGCAGCCGCCAGACTTACATGGGCGGCGGCGCTATGGTCAACGGCCTGGAGCAGATGGCCAAGGCGATGAAAGAAGCCGGCGGCAAGACTTACAAGGCGCTTAAAGCGGCCGGTAAGCCGACCCGCTATGAAGGCTCCAAGCAAATAGCCGGGTCGGACATGCTGGACCCCAAGACCGGGCAGGGCAGTTCCTTTGATTCCCAGGTACATAATATCCAGATGGCGGAAGTGGAAGTGAACACGGAAACCGGCGATGTCAAAGTGCTCAAGATGACCACCGCCGTGGACGCCGGGCCCATCATCCACCCGCAGAACCTGGAAGGCCAGCTGGAAGGCGGCATGGACCAGGGCATCGGCTACGCTTTGAGAGAGGAATTCGTCCTGGGCAAGACCAAGGACTGGATTACCTTCAAGTTCCCCACGATTAACGAAGCCGCCGAGGTGGAGTTTATCACGCGGGAAACGCCGCGCAAAAACGGCACCCTGGGCTCCACCGGCATCGGCGAGATGACGATGGTCTCTACCGCTCCGGCGGTAACCAACGCCATCTATAACGCCTGCGGCGCCAGGGTTTACGACCTCCCCGCCACCCCGGACAAGGTCAAAGCGGCGATGAAAGCCTAA
- a CDS encoding GNAT family N-acetyltransferase, giving the protein MTITPEGLDLSQYRREEILRDGYRVLLRPIEKSDVPLWMALFSRLSEHAKYLRFHRITKGMTEEDALHYCTVDYKNSFAYVAEIGKDKDRKIIAVARYYRLPRGRAAEVSFGIDDDYQSIGLGTRLIEALVDVARENDISVFEADVLGENHKMMEAFRDYGFHVSSVMDGGVYHVTFSIKQTRTVDLKEASRDRTAILASLQPIVNPRSVAIIGAARNPGTIGNLLMRCILQSGFNGIVYPVNPNTEAVLSVKSYPSVMDIPGKVDMAIIAVPAAIVSRVADECGRKGVRALIVISDGFRERNAEGAKREEELRNIALSYGMRLVGPNCMGIINTDPQIKLNATFSQVYPNAGNVAFLSQSGAMGLTILEHVKNLNMGLSTFVSVGNRADVSSNDFLQYWEQDPATKVILLYLESFGNPNRFARIARRVSAKKPIVAVKSGTTAAGARAASSHTGALAASDVASDILFKNAGIIRVNAVEELFNLATLLSTQPFPRGRRLVIVTNGGGPGIIAADAASRNGLEVRELSPEICGKIRPLMKRDINIGNPIDTTAGATAQEYEGILRTLAAADEVDAVLAIFAPPIVVETRDMEDALRRVAPVFWRYKKPLLGCFIGQKGLGAQLGTHGHFIPLYTFPEEAIVSLRRAAEYDELRRKPRGKIPVIKDIKKVEARHLINRVIKDSAQRPLWLSPDQIAELLDCYGIQQAKIVVARTPAEAKAAAEKLGFPVAVKLESPTITHKTDVGGVVLNVKSRAEVEEAYKVIKQRLEKLGRAGEMTGVTVQQMMSGGIETIVGVTQDPSFGPLIMFGSGGIYAELIKDVTLKLHPITDLDAVEMINSLKMTKLFEGYRGAPPSDVKAVQDLLLRVSAMVEDIEEIAELDLNPVNVMPRQEGYRVIDARIMLK; this is encoded by the coding sequence ATGACAATCACACCCGAAGGCCTTGACCTCTCCCAGTACCGCCGCGAAGAAATCCTCAGGGACGGCTACCGCGTGCTGCTCCGGCCTATCGAGAAAAGCGATGTGCCGTTGTGGATGGCCTTGTTTTCCCGCTTGAGCGAGCACGCCAAGTACCTGCGCTTTCACCGGATTACCAAAGGGATGACGGAGGAAGACGCCCTGCATTACTGCACGGTGGACTATAAAAACTCTTTCGCTTATGTAGCGGAAATAGGTAAAGATAAAGACCGGAAAATCATCGCCGTGGCGCGGTATTACCGCCTGCCCAGGGGGCGCGCCGCGGAAGTCTCCTTCGGCATCGATGATGATTACCAGAGCATCGGCCTGGGCACCCGGCTGATAGAAGCATTGGTGGACGTGGCCCGGGAAAACGATATTAGCGTCTTTGAAGCGGATGTCCTCGGCGAGAACCACAAGATGATGGAGGCTTTCCGGGATTACGGCTTCCACGTTTCCAGCGTCATGGACGGGGGCGTCTATCACGTTACTTTCTCCATCAAGCAGACCCGCACCGTGGACTTGAAGGAAGCCTCCCGCGACCGCACGGCCATACTTGCTTCCCTCCAGCCGATAGTCAACCCCAGGTCAGTGGCCATTATCGGGGCGGCGCGCAATCCCGGCACCATCGGCAACCTGCTGATGCGCTGTATTTTACAGAGCGGCTTTAACGGCATCGTTTATCCGGTGAATCCCAATACGGAAGCGGTGCTTTCGGTCAAGTCCTATCCCTCGGTGATGGATATCCCCGGCAAGGTGGACATGGCTATCATCGCCGTGCCGGCGGCTATCGTCAGCCGCGTCGCCGACGAATGCGGCCGGAAGGGCGTGCGCGCCTTAATCGTCATCTCGGACGGGTTCCGGGAGAGAAACGCGGAGGGCGCCAAGCGTGAGGAGGAGCTGAGAAACATCGCCCTCAGCTACGGGATGCGCCTGGTCGGGCCCAACTGCATGGGTATTATTAATACCGACCCCCAGATAAAGCTTAACGCCACCTTTTCCCAGGTCTATCCCAACGCCGGGAACGTGGCTTTCCTTTCCCAGAGCGGCGCCATGGGGCTGACCATTCTGGAGCACGTGAAAAACCTGAACATGGGACTTTCCACCTTCGTCAGCGTGGGCAACCGCGCCGATGTCTCCTCCAACGACTTTCTCCAGTACTGGGAACAGGACCCGGCTACCAAGGTTATCCTGCTTTACCTGGAGTCGTTCGGTAACCCCAACCGCTTTGCCAGGATAGCCCGGCGCGTTTCCGCCAAGAAGCCTATCGTGGCGGTAAAAAGCGGCACCACCGCCGCCGGCGCCAGGGCGGCCTCATCGCATACCGGGGCGCTGGCCGCTTCGGATGTCGCCTCGGACATACTGTTTAAAAACGCGGGCATTATCCGGGTCAACGCCGTGGAAGAGCTTTTCAACCTGGCCACTTTGCTTTCCACCCAGCCGTTCCCCAGGGGCCGGCGCCTGGTTATCGTGACCAACGGGGGCGGGCCGGGTATTATCGCCGCCGATGCCGCCTCCCGCAACGGGCTGGAGGTCAGGGAGCTTTCCCCCGAGATTTGCGGCAAAATCCGCCCGCTGATGAAGCGGGATATCAACATCGGCAATCCCATAGATACCACCGCCGGGGCCACCGCCCAGGAATACGAGGGCATACTGCGCACGCTGGCCGCCGCTGATGAAGTGGACGCCGTGCTGGCGATATTCGCCCCGCCCATCGTCGTCGAGACCAGGGACATGGAGGACGCTTTGCGGCGCGTGGCGCCGGTGTTCTGGCGCTATAAGAAACCCCTGCTCGGCTGTTTTATCGGGCAGAAAGGCCTCGGCGCCCAGCTCGGTACCCACGGGCACTTTATCCCCCTCTACACCTTCCCGGAAGAAGCGATAGTGTCACTGAGGCGGGCGGCGGAGTATGACGAGCTGCGGCGCAAGCCCCGGGGCAAAATCCCGGTAATCAAAGATATTAAAAAAGTTGAAGCCCGCCACCTGATAAACCGCGTGATTAAAGACAGCGCCCAGCGGCCGCTCTGGCTTTCCCCCGACCAGATAGCGGAGCTGCTGGACTGCTATGGCATACAGCAGGCAAAGATAGTGGTGGCCAGGACCCCGGCAGAGGCCAAAGCCGCCGCGGAAAAGCTCGGGTTCCCGGTGGCGGTGAAACTGGAATCGCCCACCATTACCCACAAAACGGATGTCGGCGGCGTGGTGCTGAACGTGAAATCCAGGGCCGAGGTGGAAGAAGCCTATAAAGTCATCAAGCAGCGGCTGGAAAAACTGGGACGGGCGGGGGAAATGACCGGCGTGACCGTGCAGCAGATGATGAGCGGGGGTATCGAGACCATCGTCGGCGTGACGCAGGACCCCTCCTTCGGGCCGCTGATAATGTTCGGCTCCGGCGGCATTTACGCCGAGCTTATCAAGGACGTTACTCTGAAGCTGCACCCGATTACCGACCTCGATGCCGTGGAGATGATAAACTCGCTGAAAATGACCAAACTATTCGAGGGCTACCGCGGCGCTCCGCCCAGTGATGTTAAAGCCGTCCAGGACCTACTGCTGCGGGTATCGGCGATGGTGGAAGACATCGAGGAAATCGCCGAGCTTGACCTCAATCCGGTAAACGTCATGCCGCGGCAGGAAGGCTACCGCGTTATCGACGCCAGAATCATGCTCAAGTAA
- a CDS encoding aminotransferase class V-fold PLP-dependent enzyme produces the protein MDNAKWVEQVREDFPPLQQRRNGKPPVYFDNACTTLVPSQVISAMDDYYRGFPGCGGARSRHWFAMEVNDRIEGNPEKDIKGSRTLIKEFLNARSEKEIVFTYNTSHALNIVALGFKFQPGDTVLLTDKEHNSNLLPWLRLQKKGLIKVDHVDSDDEGNFDLEDYKKKLAGQKVALVSMAYTSNLTGGTVPAAAIIQAAHANGAKVLLDAAQTASHHTIDVQKLDVDFLAFSIHKTCGPRGVGVLYGKEAYLGQAIHEEDDAAEAIAPCLLGGGTVGDTTYDSYSLLEPPERFEVGIQNYPGQIGAGAAVTYLQNLGMDRIRTQMNSLNSYLTGELLKRYGDAGWFRIIGPADAASRGGILTFEVKRPNAVGIAEELSDSGNIMVRDGVYCVHSYLNFKYGQGWMQPRLPTEHRMTYRVSLYFYNTAAECRVFLDALHTIFEERSYI, from the coding sequence ATGGATAACGCAAAATGGGTGGAACAAGTAAGAGAAGACTTCCCGCCGCTGCAGCAACGGCGCAACGGTAAGCCCCCGGTTTACTTTGATAACGCCTGCACCACCCTGGTACCCAGCCAGGTAATCAGCGCCATGGATGATTATTACCGCGGCTTTCCCGGCTGCGGCGGGGCGCGGAGCCGCCACTGGTTCGCCATGGAAGTTAACGACCGCATCGAGGGAAACCCGGAAAAGGACATCAAAGGCTCGCGCACCCTCATCAAGGAGTTCCTCAACGCACGGTCGGAAAAAGAAATCGTCTTCACCTACAACACCAGCCACGCCCTCAACATCGTCGCTCTCGGCTTTAAGTTTCAGCCGGGCGATACCGTCCTGCTGACGGACAAGGAGCACAACTCCAACCTGCTGCCCTGGCTGCGTTTGCAGAAAAAAGGGCTGATAAAAGTGGACCACGTTGACTCCGATGACGAGGGCAATTTCGACCTCGAAGATTATAAAAAGAAGCTGGCCGGACAGAAAGTGGCCCTGGTCAGCATGGCCTATACCTCCAACCTGACCGGCGGCACGGTGCCCGCGGCGGCCATCATTCAAGCCGCCCACGCCAACGGGGCCAAGGTTTTGCTGGACGCCGCGCAAACGGCCTCCCACCACACCATCGACGTGCAAAAGCTGGACGTGGACTTCCTGGCTTTTTCCATCCACAAGACCTGCGGGCCGCGGGGGGTGGGCGTCCTTTACGGCAAAGAGGCCTACCTGGGGCAGGCCATCCATGAAGAAGACGATGCCGCGGAGGCCATCGCGCCTTGCCTGCTGGGCGGGGGTACGGTGGGGGACACCACTTACGACAGCTATTCCCTGCTGGAGCCGCCGGAGCGTTTCGAGGTAGGCATCCAGAACTACCCCGGCCAGATAGGCGCCGGCGCCGCCGTGACTTATTTACAGAACCTGGGCATGGACAGGATACGCACGCAGATGAACAGCCTGAACAGCTACCTGACCGGTGAGCTGCTAAAGCGTTACGGGGACGCGGGGTGGTTCAGGATAATCGGCCCGGCCGATGCCGCCAGCCGGGGCGGCATACTGACCTTCGAGGTCAAACGCCCCAACGCCGTGGGCATCGCCGAAGAGCTTAGCGACAGCGGCAATATCATGGTGCGGGACGGCGTTTATTGCGTTCATTCCTATCTGAATTTCAAATACGGGCAGGGGTGGATGCAGCCCCGGCTGCCCACCGAGCACCGCATGACCTACCGCGTCTCACTATACTTCTATAACACCGCGGCAGAGTGCCGGGTTTTCCTGGACGCTTTGCATACTATCTTTGAAGAACGCAGCTATATATAA
- a CDS encoding universal stress protein: MYKRLLVPLDGSALAEKALPYAVELAAKLGAEVVLVNVRMPSEDPEKPEQKGYISKIAADVEQNIKKNPGWKTGEKVKVSSAIIGSTGIFVHAGEQIVDYAEKENISLIIIASHGRSGLRRFTLGSTADKVAGSAKCPVLLVRAGSAIGSVNLAGLLVTLDGSKESEAVLEHVVWLAPRLKTKVSLLNVAETLYHYYPTTQTMGYFGGGGMIKTPYSEEEMKPTVTIGEEYLKKVNDTLVSRGVTADYRVRTGTAAEAIIAAEKETGADIVVMSTYGHSGFGRWDHGSVADKVIHGGEVPLLLIRPK; encoded by the coding sequence ATGTACAAGAGATTATTAGTCCCGCTGGACGGGTCGGCGCTGGCGGAAAAAGCGCTGCCCTACGCCGTAGAGCTGGCGGCCAAGCTCGGCGCTGAAGTCGTTCTGGTGAATGTCCGCATGCCTTCGGAAGACCCGGAAAAACCGGAGCAGAAAGGCTATATCAGCAAAATCGCCGCTGATGTGGAACAGAATATCAAGAAAAATCCCGGCTGGAAAACGGGAGAAAAAGTTAAGGTGTCCTCGGCCATCATTGGTTCCACCGGTATTTTCGTACACGCCGGGGAGCAGATAGTGGACTACGCGGAGAAAGAAAACATCAGCCTTATTATTATCGCCTCCCACGGCCGGTCCGGCCTCCGGCGCTTTACGCTGGGCAGCACCGCCGATAAAGTGGCCGGCTCGGCTAAATGCCCCGTGCTGCTGGTGAGGGCCGGCAGCGCTATCGGGTCCGTTAACCTGGCCGGTTTGCTGGTAACCCTGGACGGCTCCAAAGAGTCGGAGGCGGTGCTGGAGCACGTGGTCTGGCTGGCGCCCCGGCTCAAGACAAAAGTGTCGCTGCTTAATGTGGCGGAGACCCTTTATCATTATTACCCCACCACCCAGACAATGGGGTATTTCGGGGGCGGCGGCATGATTAAGACGCCCTATAGCGAAGAAGAAATGAAGCCGACCGTGACAATCGGCGAGGAATATTTGAAAAAGGTAAATGACACTTTGGTATCACGCGGCGTTACGGCGGACTACCGGGTAAGAACGGGGACGGCCGCGGAAGCAATCATTGCGGCAGAGAAAGAAACGGGCGCGGATATCGTGGTCATGTCCACCTACGGTCATTCCGGTTTCGGGCGCTGGGACCACGGCAGTGTCGCGGACAAGGTTATACACGGCGGGGAAGTGCCGCTGCTGCTTATCCGTCCCAAGTAG